A genome region from Choloepus didactylus isolate mChoDid1 chromosome 12, mChoDid1.pri, whole genome shotgun sequence includes the following:
- the TSC22D1 gene encoding TSC22 domain family protein 1 isoform X5 yields MHQPPESAAAADVSARKMAHPALFPRRGSGSGSASALSAAGTSVGSHATSAEDLPPPTLLQPPPPAASSTSGPQPPPPQSLNLLSQAQLQAQPLGPGGTQMKKKSGFQITSVTPAQISASISSNNSIAEDTESYDDLDESHTEDLSSSEILDVSLSRATDLGEPERSSSEETLNNFQEAETPGAVSPNQPHLPQAHLPHLPAQNVVINGNAHPHHLHHHHHGHGLHLHHGHHHPAHAGVSGAPVSGGPPASPVARKLSTTGSTDSVLPAAPTSAVSSSSSPASVITNVRTSSTPGGLGIQSVLGTNTVNNVNLPAVGGFSPNVASSVLGNANINTGGIPSVAGGSGGPGASINVNILSGMGNGTASSPAIGNVPNIAPGMMVGPVSGQQPQPAVNTSRFRVVKLDTSSEPFKKGRWTCTEFYEKENAVPATEGVVNKAVETVKQNPAEVTSERESTSGSSVSSSVSTLSHYTESVGSGEMGAPAVVVPQLPPPALQGVAPQQMDFGSIGPQSISAASIPQSISQPQISQVQLQSQELSYQQKPGLQPVPLQASISVATGIQPSPVNVVGVTSALAQPPSVSSLAQPQLPYSQMAPPVQTPLPGPPPQQLQYGQQQPAVPTQMAPGHGKSVTQNPTPEYVHPQSILQTAASSGQSSSAGVGAGTPVIPVAQAQGIQLPAQPAAGQAQPAGAPGQPGGQAPTAVSAVPASSQMVNIGQRANIPTVGQQPPAPVTPSVIQQGAPPSSQVVPPAQTAILHQGVQTSTSSLPQQLVMAPQSTLLTAPPQPPGVESVAQGVVPQQLPTVSPLPSASSISVTNQVLPLTTPLVDGEEESASLLPEVQGVILEPQIQPRPRRAFDVRGPLSPLNPWRQNIQLLERVGKDNKQISFNW; encoded by the exons ATGCACCAGCCGCCCGAGTCCGCCGCCGCCGCCGACGTGAGCGCTAGGAAGATGGCGCACCCAGCACTGTTCCCGAGAAGGGGCAGCGGCAGTGGCAGCGCCTCTGCGCTCAGCGCAGCAGGTACCAGCGTCGGGAGTCATGCCACATCAGCCGAGGATCTGCCGCCCCCGACGCTGCTCCAGCCGCCGCCCCCTGCAGCCTCTTCCACGTCGGGACCCCAGCCTCCGCCTCCACAAAGCCTGAACCTCCTTTCGCAGGCTCAGCTGCAGGCACAGCCTCTTGGGCCAGGCGGAActcagatgaaaaagaaaagtggcTTCCAGATAACTAGCGTTACTCCAGCCCAGATCTCCGCCAGCATCAGCTCTAACAACAGTATAGCCGAGGACACGGAGAGCTATGACGATCTGGACGAATCTCACACGGAGGATCTGTCTTCCTCGGAGATCTTGGACGTGTCGCTTTCCAGGGCTACTGACTTAGGGGAGCCCGAACGCAGCTCCTCCGAGGAGACTCTGAATAACTTCCAGGAAGCCGAGACACCTGGGGCCGTCTCTCCCAatcagccccaccttcctcagGCTCATTTGCCTCACCTTCCAGCACAGAATGTTGTGATCAATGGCAatgcccacccccaccacctccatcaccaccaccacggGCACGGGCTCCACCTCCACCACGGGCACCACCATCCCGCCCACGCCGGTGTGTCCGGGGCACCCGTCTCTGGAGGGCCACCCGCCAGCCCAGTAGCCAGAAAACTCTCTACAACAGGAAGCACGGACAGTGTTCTACCAGCTGCACCAACTTCTGCTGTATCATCGAGTAGCTCACCTGCATCTGTAATAACTAATGTCCGCACTTCGAGTACTCCTGGTGGTCTAGGTATACAGTCTGTTCTTGGCACCAACACGGTGAATAATGTTAACCTTCCTGCAGTGGGTGGCTTTAGTCCAAATGTGGCCAGCAGCGTGCTTGGGAATGCTAACATAAATACAGGTGGTATTCCCAGTGTTGCTGGCGGGAGCGGTGGGCCTGGAGCTAGCATTAATGTGAATATCTTGAGTGGCATGGGCAACGGGACTGCTTCCTCCCCAGCTATTGGTAATGTCCCTAACATAGCCCCTGGCATGATGGTGGGACCAGTTTCTGGTCAGCAGCCACAACCTGCGGTGAACACATCCAGGTTCCGGGTTGTGAAGTTAGATACCAGTTCTGAGCCCTTTAAGAAAGGCAGGTGGACTTGCACTGAgttctatgaaaaagaaaatgctgtACCTGCCACAGAAGGTGTGGTAAATAAAGCAGTGGAGACAGTAAAACAGAACCCAGCAGAAGTGACTTCTGAGAGGGAGAGCACCAGTGGGAGTTCGGTGAGCAGTAGCGTGAGCACACTGAGTCACTACACGGAGAGCGTGGGAAGCGGGGAGATGGGAGCCCCTGCTGTGGTGGTGCCGCAGCTGCCACCACCAGCCCTTCAAGGTGTGGCCCCTCAACAGATGGATTTCGGTAGCATTGGTCCACAGAGTATTTCAGCAGCAAGTATACCACAGAGTATTTCTCAGCCACAGATCTCCCAGGTCCAATTACAGTCTCAAGAACTGAGCTATCAGCAAAAGCCAGGTCTTCAACCAGTACCTCTGCAAGCCAGTATCAGTGTTGCAACTGGTATCCAGCCATCGCCTGTTAATGTGGTGGGTGTAACTTCAGCTTTAGCTCAGCCGCCTTCTGTTTCCAGTTTGGCTCAACCCCAACTGCCATATTCTCAGATGGCTCCTCCAGTGCAAACTCCCCTTCCAGGGCCACCACCCCAGCAGTTACAGTATGGACAGCAGCAGCCAGCTGTTCCCACACAGATGGCCCCAGGCCATGGCAAATCAGTGACTCAAAATCCCACTCCAGAGTATGTACATCCGCAGTCGATTCTTCAGACGGCAGCATCCTCTGGACAGTCCAGTTCTGCAGGGGTGGGAGCAGGAACACCCGTGATCCCTGTGGCCCAGGCCCAAGGCATTCAGCTGCCAGCGCAGCCCGCAGCAGGCCAAGCACAACCTGCAGGGGCACCCGGCCAGCCCGGGGGCCAGGCTCCAACAGCAGTGTCTGCTGTACCGGCTAGCAGTCAGATGGTAAACATCGGTCAACGAGCAAACATACCTACTGTGGGGCAGCAGCCCCCTGCCCCCGTCACACCTTCAGTTATCCAGCAAGGTGCTCCTCCATCTTCACAAGTAGTTCCACCTGCTCAAACTGCGATTCTTCATCAGGGAGTTCAAACTAGCACTTCAAGTCTTCCTCAACAATTGGTCATGGCACCCCAGAGTACCCTGTTAACTGCACCTCCCCAGCCGCCAGGAGTAGAATCAGTAGCTCAAGGAGTTGTCCCACAGCAGTTGCCCACAGTTAGCCCTTTGCCCTCTGCTAGTAGTATTTCTGTTACAAATCAG GTGCTACCGCTGACGACACCCCTGGTGGATGGCGAGGAAGAGAG